In a single window of the Callithrix jacchus isolate 240 chromosome 1, calJac240_pri, whole genome shotgun sequence genome:
- the TMEM272 gene encoding transmembrane protein 272 isoform X3, with protein sequence MKFPAGSPNSEGSAIFPQLPGRSAAPQRAPGTLQGREREKESVRQGLGAPGEEEPHRVSPGHRVPRGAECCLVLDPTGRSSELEERGRTMPGGLEKACHECISKIASNACFVFVLCTFLALPLSMAFIGMKFLEDCPI encoded by the exons ATGAAGTTTCCCGCGGGAAGTCCTAACTCCGAGGGGTCGGCCATCTTTCCACAGCTACCGGGTCGCTCTGCCGCCCCCCAGCGGGCCCCGGGAACACTGCAGGG gagagaaagggagaaagaaagcgTGCGACAGGGATTGGGAGCCCCAGGTGAAGAGGAGCCCCACAGAGTCAGCCCTGGACACCGGGTCCCCAGAGGGGCTGAGTGCTGCCTGGTTCTGGATCCCACTGGGCGCAGCTCAG AACTTGAAGAGCGAGGAAGAACAATGCCAGGAGGTCTGGAGAAAGCCTGTCATGAATGCATTTCCAAAATCGCCAGCAATG CCTGCTTCGTTTTTGTGCTCTGCACTTTCCTCGCTCTGCCGCTGTCCATGGCCTTCATAG